The sequence TTTTTACTATTTTATTTTCCTAACCGTacgaaaatcaaatcaaatgacaaaacTGAGATGTCATGTCATGTGAACATTCGTAAGAGAGTACATGAACTCGAATTCATACCAGTCAATGAGTTTGACTTTCAATATCAAACTACAGAATTGACGGAATTACCCTTTATTAAGATCAACCTCTCTTGGTAATTCAAGTAGATTACCCTATGCAAAAAGGTAAAGTCGACTCTTTATTCTATATCCTGGTCAGTGTAGTCAATTTCGCATCTCGGTCGGAATTCCGGCGGAATTTCCGTTTTCGGACCAACATAAAACGAAACACAACTTTCTGCCGAGACGGAAAAGAACCGGAATTCCGGCCGAGATGATGCGGAAATGAACCGGAATTCTGGCCGAGACAAGTCGAACCATATTAACTTTGTTTGGTTGAACCATTTTTCACTTCGTGTTAACATTACTTCGTGTTAACTTCTTTTCGTGTTAACTACTAATTATGTAGCATATCCTTTATTTCCTAATGGTCATCTGAATTCAAACCAGGAGAGCTTTATGTTCGGGCATTTCTTTGAAGCAGAGAGCCACATCCAGTGGAGGCTGTAATTGACAGCAGCAGGTTTGTCCAAATTAGTCTCCATTGTAATTCATTGAATAATGTGTAATCTTAAGTATTATAGGGATCACTTTGCATATGAACTACGTCATATAGCTGTTCTATGTGTTTCAATTTTGTGTTTGGAGTTGGAACTTGAGACTCTTTGTCATTGCTCTGAAAATGGTTACCATAATGTTATACCTGCATAGCAGCTGATTTTCTTTTCATTGCTTTTCCAGGTACTTTGTTCTTCGCGTAGAAGAGAATATTGGTAAGACCTTATTTCCGATGCATCAGTCATATTACAATTTATTATATATTCATTATCTATACTTCTAAATAAAAACATATGtagaaattatatatatataaaagttggAACCGAAATTTGGAAACGGAATCTCACCGggacaacgttgtaccagtgtctcaTTCGAGACCAAGACAAACCGAAATCCGAAATCCACTACATTGATCCCGGTCATTATCCCGAGAAATCTTAGAGTCTCGAAACCTAAACCCTAACGATTCCAATTCCCCCAAATTCAATCTCAAAACCCTCCAATTTCTCCCCAAAATGTATCGAATTAGTCGTTCATTATTACAATCTCGAAGACTAATACATACACAATCTCATATTCCACCCAGTGAAacattcaagaaaacaatatcagaaatgaggaaaaagaagaagaatatgatgaaTCGAAGTAAAAAGAATGATGAATTTTTAGTTGAAGTACCAGAATCAATGGCTTATTTAGATACACTTAAAATGCCTGTTGTTCTTACTGCTGTTGCTGTGACTCTATTCGCCAAAGTTCTAATGCTGGTATATACCTATGCCCCTTTGCTCAGAAATTGATTTAATTATCGCATTTTTGGATTCTGTAGCCAATGATTTGTAGAACTACATCAGTTATGTATGCCCCTTTTATCGAAAATTAACAAAATTTATTTGTTAAGTTTTCGCGTTTTTGAATTTGTCGAAGTTTGAATTTTGTAGCCAATGttttgtaagttagcaatttaGTCTATTTTGTATGTTGCGCGTGTTGGCTTGTTATTTCTGTTATCTATTTGAAGTAATAAACAAGTCCGTTGTTCGGATACCATAGAATGTGAAAGAACCATGAAATGCTGAGTCTTCAAGACATTCTTGAAGCGTATATAGATTCTATTAACAGTTTCTATAGCTAGACACGTTGGTATCACCAAGAAACCTCATATTGAAATTGAAGTTTGTAGCCAATGTTTTGAAGAGCATTGTCAGTTAGTTACCCATTTAGTCATATCTGTATGTTGGACTTGTTATTGTTGGTACGCTTTTAGATACAGAATGATTTTCTGCTTGTTCAAAACATGCACGTGAGCTGAGTTGGCAAATCCATGCTGTTGGATCACCAGGGATTCACCCCAATGGGTGGCCACATCCAACAGGGGAGGGCATCTGGGGGTTTCAGGCTTTCAGCTTAGCTTGTCTGCATTATGTGCACATTTTGGGGCAGAAGCCAATCAGGACTTGTAGTTACTTTAAGGTGTTCTAGAGAGTTCTGTGAGGAGCAATGTGATATGGATTCAAGGATGCTCCACATGTGTAAGGCAGGGTGAAGTTGATGGAGGTGATTGAAAGTAAAAGAACGTAGACTCGGCAAGAAACCTTATATTAAATTTAATGTTTGGTATTGAACTCACCAGAGTTAAGTTCTGCTTCCTTGTAATATAGTGAGATTTAGTAGTAGAACTGTGCAGTTGATAGGTGATTTAAAGTAAAAAATGTCTACACCTTAGTTTGTAAAGAAATTTGTAACCATGTCATCTGATCTTTGACCATTTAGAGTGGGGAAAATCAGTGAGTCTTCTACACTTCTCGACACTCTTGAGGCCTATGTCGACATATCAGAAGCTAGACCCTGTATAGAAGATAGTGTGTAAATATTGAAAGCTCCGTCGAATTAAGTTTTCAAGTTCCTTATGTTATAATCGAGTGAGATTTAGAAAAGCAACATGTAAAGGAAGAAGGGTACGGTTGGAACTTTAGGAAGTGACGACCAAACATCCATATGCAACTTCTTCACTGTATACTGGTGGAAGAAATCTTTAGTACTCTTTATGTGGACACTGAACAGTaaacttttttaatttttcttctgtTTCGTCTTTTCTGTTGTGTACTGCGTTGAATGAAGATTTTTTGGGATCTACCTGTAACATTTTCGTTGATCTCCTTTTGGGGCAGTATGATGAATCAAAATCTCAAGAGAGGATTGAGCGCAAAATTAGGAATGCTCCTGAAGGTCAGGGGACGGTTAGGATGCTTAGTCCTGAAGAATGGGAGGAAATCCAAGAAGTGAGGCCAAGGACTCCTTTCGAATCCAAGCTTGCTCGCCCAAATGCACGTTTAAGAACTGATGAGCCACTTCGTATGGTGAGTCATTTGTACAACTTTGTTTGCTAAGTTCAAACTCCAGCTCTTTTACATCGATACGTTCTTCGCTATTATTTTGAGTTCCTTTGTTTGTGAGCATAGCAATAATCTTTGGATCCATGAGCATTACTTTATTGGTGGTGACACAAAGTTGGTAAACTTTTCATCATAAGAATCATAACTTGAAACTTGTTCACGATGTCCTTAGCACTACAGTGTTGGTCCATTTGCACACTAGGTTGTATTCGTCTTGTGTATGCTTGAAAGTTGAAACA comes from Papaver somniferum cultivar HN1 chromosome 7, ASM357369v1, whole genome shotgun sequence and encodes:
- the LOC113300607 gene encoding uncharacterized protein LOC113300607, producing MYRISRSLLQSRRLIHTQSHIPPSETFKKTISEMRKKKKNMMNRSKKNDEFLVEVPESMAYLDTLKMPVVLTAVAVTLFAKVLMLYDESKSQERIERKIRNAPEGQGTVRMLSPEEWEEIQEVRPRTPFESKLARPNARLRTDEPLRMGDVKDWGIDVLADALTRVEESVRRGAK